The genome window TTCTCTGGCTGAGCGCGGAAGATCTCCACCCATTTACTATCATCCGCCAGATCATGATATTTAATGTAATGCCGCTTGTCAAAGCCGCCTTTATCCTGTTTTTTACGCGCCATTTCCTCTTGAACTTGCTCTGTAGAAAAGCCAAAATCTTGGCGCAGCGCGTCAACGACTTCCTGCAAATCAGCCAGCTCTTTGAGCGATTCGTCGCGTTGATTATCGCCCAGTGGAATTTCGTCTGCCTCCTCGTGAACTTTGCGGAGCAACTCGCGGCGAAATTCTTGCTTGTTTAGTTCGCGGTACTCCGTATGTAAAACTTCTTCGTCATCCAGACACTTTTTCACGACTTTGTCGCGAACTAGTTTTTGTAAGTAAAATCGGATCATATATATTCCCCTTTATTCTTGTAGCATACGCATCAGTTCCTGCTCGTCGATAATTTTGGTACCATATTGCTCAGCTTTTTTTAGCTTGCTGGCGCCAACTTTACCGCCGGCAACCAGGTAGGTGGTGTCTTTGCCGACTGAAGTTTGGAAGGTACCGCCGAGATTGCGGATTTTTTCAGCAGCGGCGTCACGGCCCATTGACTGCAGCGTGCCGGTGATGACAAAACTTTGACCAGCTAGTCGGTCGGATTTTTGACTAAACTGCGGCGCCACACCCAAGTCAGCAAATTTTTCGAGCAGCGTCACATTATCTTCATCAGCAAACCATGCCACGATTGACTCGGCGACAATCTCACCCACTCCGTCTACTTCGCGCAGCTCATCAATGGTCGCCATCAGTAACTTTTCGATACTCTCAAACTTATTAGCGAGATCAATCGCCGTCTGCGCGCCAACATGCCGAATACCAAGCCCAAATAAGAATCGCTCCAAGGCTGGCTGTTTCTTGGCAGCAATGGCATCAATGAGCTTTTGCGCGGAAATATCAGCGAAACGCTCTAACTGCAGCAAATCGTCTTTCGTCAGACGGTAGATATCTGCCAAATCATTAACCAGCCCAGCTTCTACCAGCGCCTCGACATTTTTCTCGCCCAATGTGTCGATGTCCAGCGCGCCTTTAGACGCAAAGTGCGCCAAGGCTCGCTTCAAAATCAGCGGACCACTCAAACCTTTAACGCGGTACACCGCCTCGCCTGCCGGCCGCACAAATGCTAGTTCTGGATATTGGCGCGCCAGCTCTGCCGGATAATCAATTGGTTTAGCGTCTGCCGGCCGCAATTCTTTTAGCACAGTTTGCACCTGCGGGATGATGTCGCCGGCCTTGAAAATCACCACCGTATCACCGCGGCGCACATCCAGCCGGGCAATTTCATCAGCATTATGCAGACTGGCGTGCTGCACCGTCGTACCGGCCACTACCACTGGGTCAAACACCGCTACTGGCGTGGCCGCACCGGTTCGACCGATGGAAATGACAATATCACGGACGATGGTCGTAGCTTCTTCGGCGGCAAATTTATACGCTACTGCCGCTCGTGGTGTCTTGCCAACAATGCCCAGCTCGGCAAACTGCCGCCGGTCATTGAGCTTGATGACTGCTCCGTCGGTGTTAAACTGGAGCGATTGACGCACTTCATCAAGGTGGTTAATATAACTCATCACCTCGTCCAGACCATAGACGATTTGCGTCTGCCGACTGGTGGTGATGCCCAGCTCATTCATCATCTGGTAGCCAAAGGCAATTGTTGGCGTGTCCTCAAGGTTGTCACGAATGATGTCATAGCCAACAAAATTGAGCGGACGCTCAGCCACCAGTTTTGGGTCAAGCTGACGAATCGTTCCTGCTGCTAGATTACGCGGATTAGCAAATTCTGGCTGACCGGCCGCTCGCCGACGCTGATTTAAGGCTGCAAAGTCCTCTTTGTGCATCACGATTTCACCACGAATCTCCGTTCGACCGCGCAAAAAATGAGCAAATCGCTGGTTGGCGCGCAGTGTCAGCGGCACATTCTGAATCGTCCGCACATTCATGGTCACATCTTCACCAACCAATCCGTCGCCGCGCGTCACGGCCCGCGTCAGCACACCGTCTTCATAAATCAGCGCACAGGCCAGGCCATCCATCTTGATATCACACAAAAATTCTTCAGTGATGTCGCTACGCACTTTGTGCATACGCTCTATCCACGCCGCAACTTCTTCTCGGTCAAACACGTCCTGCAGTGAAATCATCCGCGTTTGATGCTGGACCTTGGTAAATTTACTGAGCGCTTTTCCTGCCACTCGCTGGGTTGGGCTGTCTGGCGTGATGAGTTCAGGAAACTGCTCTTCTAGCTGCGACAATTCATGTTTCAGGCTATCAGCCGCCACCTCGCTCATGATCGATTCATCAAGCACGTGATAATGATAGCGATAATCATTGATCAGATCTCGCAGTTTGACAATTCGTTGCTCGGCCGCCTGCCGATCAAGCTGGCGCGCTGTCATCGGCGACGACCTTTCGGTAGAATAGATAAATATAGCACGCCGAGGCAACAATCGAGAACGCCACCAACATCAACGCCACGAGCGGCACCAGCGGCAGCCAGTTCAACGCCGGTATCACCGTTTTGAGTGCACCATCAATCGTAATGACCGGAATAAGCACCGCCGCCCAAACCACGGCGAGCACCACCAGCAGCCACATCAATCGCAGCAAGATTCGCATCCGCCGTCCTAGTACAACGTCCGAAGCCAGTCGCGCTGCTTCTAGTGGATACATTCCCGGTAGCGTGACGATCACCATAGCAAACAACGTACTCGTTAGCCAGTATATCGACAAGGTAACGATTAATATGGTGGCACCGGCCGCCAACATCAGCACCACCGTCTGTTGTAACATGCCTGACGTATCCGCCGCTCCGTAGATGATCACCGCTATCGCCGCTGGTAATAATTGAATGAGCGCAATAAACACCAGAACCGCCAGGGCAATGACTGGTGCACCCGCGTTATACAGCCCATCACGAATCTTTAGGCGCTTATCAGCGGTCACGCCACGAATCAGCCAGATTGTCGTCAGCCATATATATAGCCCAATTAACGCACCAACTAGCTGCTGGGATGATCCCACACTACCCGTCGAACCGCCAAGCTGATTGGTAACCACGCCGGCAAATAGCGCCAGTGTCGGCATCACAGCACCCAGGGCTCCTTCTTGGTTCGCTTCATTAATTGTATCTTTGAGTTGCTGGTACGTATCTTGTGACATTAACCCCGATAACAATACGCCCAATACCGCATATATCGCCGCCAGTCCGACGAAGATTCGCCAGTGTTGTCGCATCAGCTGCCATGCTTGGTTCGTTAGTGCAAAGTAGCCCGGCAACTTGAGCGAACGACGATAGTCACGCCGCTTGGTCACTCGAAAACTGCGGTGCGGCCGACGGCGGAGAAAAGCTTGACGACGCTGCATCAGCCGCTGCCAGGTCCTGTCAATTTTCTTTTTCAACGACACATTCTTCTTTGTCGCAGAGTGACTATCCGCCTTTGCAGCTGCTCGTTTGCGC of Candidatus Nanosynbacter lyticus contains these proteins:
- a CDS encoding DUF1653 domain-containing protein, translating into MIRFYLQKLVRDKVVKKCLDDEEVLHTEYRELNKQEFRRELLRKVHEEADEIPLGDNQRDESLKELADLQEVVDALRQDFGFSTEQVQEEMARKKQDKGGFDKRHYIKYHDLADDSKWVEIFRAQPEKYREETADSKEQSRCAKISKGVYKHSKSGKLYEVIGLALETETEELLVIYRPLYENEYELFARPASMFTETVVLDGKSVPRFEKINSKAQV
- the ligA gene encoding NAD-dependent DNA ligase LigA; translated protein: MTARQLDRQAAEQRIVKLRDLINDYRYHYHVLDESIMSEVAADSLKHELSQLEEQFPELITPDSPTQRVAGKALSKFTKVQHQTRMISLQDVFDREEVAAWIERMHKVRSDITEEFLCDIKMDGLACALIYEDGVLTRAVTRGDGLVGEDVTMNVRTIQNVPLTLRANQRFAHFLRGRTEIRGEIVMHKEDFAALNQRRRAAGQPEFANPRNLAAGTIRQLDPKLVAERPLNFVGYDIIRDNLEDTPTIAFGYQMMNELGITTSRQTQIVYGLDEVMSYINHLDEVRQSLQFNTDGAVIKLNDRRQFAELGIVGKTPRAAVAYKFAAEEATTIVRDIVISIGRTGAATPVAVFDPVVVAGTTVQHASLHNADEIARLDVRRGDTVVIFKAGDIIPQVQTVLKELRPADAKPIDYPAELARQYPELAFVRPAGEAVYRVKGLSGPLILKRALAHFASKGALDIDTLGEKNVEALVEAGLVNDLADIYRLTKDDLLQLERFADISAQKLIDAIAAKKQPALERFLFGLGIRHVGAQTAIDLANKFESIEKLLMATIDELREVDGVGEIVAESIVAWFADEDNVTLLEKFADLGVAPQFSQKSDRLAGQSFVITGTLQSMGRDAAAEKIRNLGGTFQTSVGKDTTYLVAGGKVGASKLKKAEQYGTKIIDEQELMRMLQE